From a region of the Dictyostelium discoideum AX4 chromosome 2 chromosome, whole genome shotgun sequence genome:
- the cln5 gene encoding hypothetical protein — protein MKRTIIILLFVSLFVTFVLSQIPDNDPELCQQRIQREDCPQTPVPWGTFNDNDEIEVYYMQAPVFEAVFGNFFGKLGGYHSAIGFYDLTTGLNYTAEYDAFFEVGNGTLPNIINVDGKDELLWCNAGILCTVPYINETYWDKNIYSTASKTYMGTINGTQLNQYIEWMQQYNISNPVYQTWDVWNNYGQDLFVPSTTCDDFTQQSIEHLGSIGINYNCSTVFKRDYINLFTEKPQPIDFTEHYDDIFKFYEAVLEIKEGSIAQIIERILSIIGLKKYIYVQGEYYLLELNYPFMNAKYDYITLPGCPANGIDYENGNFIHLN, from the exons atgaaaaggacgataataatattattatttgtatcatTATTTGTAACATTTGTTTTATCACAAATACCAGATAATGATCCAGAATTATGTCAACAAAGAATTCAAAGAGAGGATTGTCCACAAACACCAGTACCATGGGGAACATTCAATGACAATGACGAAATCGAAGTCTACTATATGCAAGCACCAGTTTTCGAAGCAGTTTTTGGAAATTTCTTTGGTAAGTTGGGTGGATATCATTCAGCAATTGGTTTCTATGACCTTACAACTGGTTTAAATTATACAGCAGAATATGATGCTTTCTTTGAAGTAGGAAATGGTACATTACCAAATATCATAAATGTCGATGGTAAAGATGAACTTTTATGGTGTAATGCTGGTATCCTTTGTACTGTTCCATACATTAATGAAACTTATTGGGATAAAAACATCTATTCAACTGCTTCAAAAACTTATATGGGAACAATTAATGGTactcaattaaatcaatatatcGAATGGATGCAACaatataatatttcaaatccag tatacCAAACATGGGACGTCTGGAACAATTATGGTCAAGATTTGTTTGTTCCATCAACAACATGTGATGATTTCACTCAACAATCAATCGAACATTTAGGTAGTATTggtattaattataattgttcAACAGTTTTCAAGAGAGATTACATTAATCTTTTCACTGAAAAACCACAACCAATCGATTTCACAGAACATTATGATGATATCTTTAAATTCTATGAAGCTGTattagaaattaaagaagGCTCAATTGCACAAATCATTGAAAGAATTTTATCAATCATTGGTTTAAAGAAATATATTTACGTTCAAGgtgaatattatttattagaattaaattatcc atTTATGAATGCAAAATATGATTATATCACATTACCAGGTTGTCCAGCAAATGGTATCGATTATGAAAATGGCAATTTTATTCATCTCAAttag
- a CDS encoding armadillo-like helical domain-containing protein, whose amino-acid sequence MVHPLNDKKIIEILEGLSLLDEIEIKKSVNYFKNICIKKEEEELDFKTIKSLLQPIVELLKKWNTIKDKSIISTAFEGISSLIEEIGDDEGIAPYLVKIGFIKTILEILDKTTDSLSTYAELNSTTLKCIGDLILHCDYLIKKFIVDGYLTIVSKLLVKSNQSKTIGDCYWTISNVLASIDDKLLQKLIDSGIIANLVKQQLESHQNLQYKINDRIITDMYWCVSNSLNPASNEQFKFFISHYKYLQYLQSVKKQLKEVTVKYYYDTIIQILVKTLQVCQEEHSLTFYNNFIADSFIISILEQNDNNFLDGRRFNIIEDNLMFLNSFVENFK is encoded by the exons atggtcCACCCTTTAaat gataagaaaataatagaaattttagaaggattatcattattagatgaaatagaaataaagaaatcagttaattattttaaaaatatttgtattaaaaaagaagaggAGGAATTAGATttcaaaactattaaaagtttattacAACCAATTGTcgaattattaaagaaatggaatacaattaaagataaaagtATAATATCAACAGCATTTGAAGGtatttcatcattaattgaggaaattggtgatgatgaaggAATTGCACCATATTTAGTTAAAATTGGATTTATCAAAACCATTTTAGAAATTCTTGATAAAACAACAGACTCATTATCAACCTATGCtgaattaaattcaacaacattGAAATGTATtggtgatttaattttacattgtgattatttaataaagaaatttattgTCGATGGTTATTTAACAATTGTTTCAAAACTATTAGTGAAATCGAATCAATCTAAAACTATTGGGGATTGTTATTGGACAATTTCAAATGTGCTTGCATCgattgatgataaattacTTCAAAAACTCATTGACAGTGGTATCATTGCCAATTTGGTAAAGCAGCAATTAGAATCACATCAAAATTtacaatataaaattaatgatagaATCATCACTGATATGTATTGGTGtgtttcaaattctttaaatcctGCAAGTAatgaacaatttaaatttttcatttcacattataaatatttacaatatttaCAATCTGTTAAAAAACAGTTAAAAGAGGTAACAGTAAAATACTATTATGATACAATCATCCAAATCCTTGTAAAAACATTACAAGTTTGTCAAGAAGAACAttctttaactttttataataatttcattgcTGATTCTTTCATTATTTCAATACTTGaacaaaatgataataattttttagatgGAAgaagatttaatattattgaagataatttaatgtttttaaatagttttgttgaaaattttaaataa
- the zizA gene encoding DOCK family protein — translation MEGKKVSTFLKSRKSTGGSSMNLTGSSNSQTLPTSMSSSSPNSSILSQSISSASSSTSSISNGGGGSSGNVSVSNSTSDLAQYNENYQKRNTRQIPSILLEDEIEKEEDYPFDFERYYYESKEINREVSRELVVIPDDATQNQIENLPKENRIKSNPFDYKENKNQHIDDCIKFYSNNTWKSLKTFNYYKNETPGAIVHQLTEERIEFKTEPIVNINNLNSNVNISISQAQKIASEAALEAKLAPQQQTPQQQQMAALQFQQQQNLKEVNYLSQQHQFQIQNTLKTDKPDKLHLHYLERQFRKEKVLINSNNNNNNNNNNENNNGENNNNSNNNNNNNNGENNNTEFGLYSYFTLSEPTVQYQEPTPYQKEKKRIIQVTFKDLSFKFWDGDDEPEPFYCSMYLYDIQKKARLSETFYFDFINDKSFKMTTSHITTSSGASSKDVVVDDVTLAKSAIFNVTARSSSELENIYLILKVEKVLTGDLEDHSEPYIKMNLKEKEKDKFKESIKSSCTRLGAFRQAFCWGCVPVFEEGVGEDTPIRPLYRHRSEMTDSSMLDSTLSEGSKSASAKKLKIIPGQCLVDIKEILPNDQQSPYLNNKKFILNSSLIKIDLPQLDQQQQQSTTTTTQNSTEQNNNNINQPGKIPSNIGIENIIKECHEFSSNQRFEINTEFVNNLYLYPETLNLSNRSGSFAARNLTCKIQLLETDENPLCPEGLKAIYGKSKTQSFNSKAYTQVTYHSKTPVFNDEIKIRLPLSPSPSLHILFTFYHIACQKSSGGGDLVDQPVAYGVLPIIQYGKMIGEEVFNLPLAYEFPSRYTRRDQEATIKYIDNKKPIFQVRSKLVSSIHSTDDYLNSFFNNISQFSFINNCLASPSLSPTPTSTPSVTSPSILTSPTISSQNLSNSNNNNNNNSTTTTTTTTTTTTNISPSNSTMEQLIKSIKLLPSSKLECIIQFFPILMNQLFRLMTNQQHSSELSMVTFITIGEILSMVNDVGSTISDRYVKYVFSNVNNQAGSNIEFLPTYEVLIKTWLELVRFQEQNSENILRFSRFFFQVIHKSMALSLIERNKREENKTRKGRFVGVRPQLAKLISILRWESSTRAKHTFKLAKELIRSLAGFISCLVSIADRGYVFKIIDRAVNDFTHNNQIGGENEMEIYELKFEFLRIICQNDYFVQLNIPLPFRIDSTSKLTNILTSSKHFLSDLLLNNISAGIGSKIPLIRMDAANSLRDTLTRLEMDTRWFDQSNKQRIVGVFTPYLTIVVNNWDNIKDDSFIMKRNILVSFIYLLKTIHINLIKIWWREEPKAKYVTLFDILNQCLEIFEFVGKEILMDKVESSTSLRTSTAKSILEDFYSNSRNSPYGSKKLYNRSLREKRVDSRKSVLENNYSNNNNVGSSNNNNNNVSGSPSSSTILINSTSNSNLLSTSFVTSSGGGSGSGYSSKSSGSSGSSGGSLIESTSTSSLNGSGSGYQNQNNNSNYSPSTTRDVSSGSGTLRNEKRMKSTLAQNKINISDYDDRLESHLALEVGSVVLDVVDEFMCEYDRDLKTTHYFDVIEKIFNLLHSMLKKNQPVQLVPKLYATLRQFIYRFPKILFENNNSFCLDLCNAVIRHCNSVNQTTREEASAFTYILFRKNFEQTKKNFVRTKTQVTIGLSTIVKSINDDYFLKKSLDTINSYAYAQADKAGTKSFSKQIEDLTKRLHTFVIDNIKINNHRDDPEMVADLYHRIADNNKSNADTRICWLQGLADFHRTQENYVEAAQCYLHMSSLVAEYLSLIGKPIPTINGSNNFMAINKNSLEESHTFIEREEDGADDNQSFTLDFFLKLVQEAILLLKESEYFEIANLVYKLLLPVHEEHLNYQELARCHGDLQDIFKRIVECTNTQSRMLGSYYRVGLYGKRFEEMNGKEFIYKEPKITRLVEIKDRLKSLYSKKLSVPEDSIVIIEGSTVDISSIEQDAAKCYLQITSVVPYFTEEELVGRRTPFDRIVHLNRFIFETPFIESGAGRANSIAEQYKRKTILKTSNYFPYTKKRISVISKQEVILSPIENSIETIDQRTETISNEVRSKVPNPKTLQQVLQGTLRLQVNIGPQEICRVFLATDPTSGAYNYPLEQIKKLKKSLSLFLGSCSEALFINKGLVENQSSQEFQEEMEQGYIQLTDLMESLGVLPPEGSYYPTLNSNSNGTSSNNNLSNSSIYGSSNNFGGSGSPVIQLNSSMINNTGSSSGNNTPTKSHNRNSSNPNRNSTGSGSTISLENDDDSNFNNLLSTSHVSRKSFTQRLSSGFKSD, via the exons atggaagGTAAAAAAGTTTCTACATTTTTAAAGAGTAGAAAATCGACAGGTGGTAGTAGTATGAATTTAACAGGATCAAGTAATAGTCAAACATTACCAACCTCAatgtcatcatcatcaccaaactCATCAATATTATCACAATCGATATCAtcagcatcatcatcaacatcatcaatatccaatggtggtggtggtagtagtggtaatgTTTCAGTATCAAATTCAACCAGTGACTTGGCACAATATAATGAAAACTACCAAAAGAGAAATACAAGACAAATCCCATCGATTCTATTAGaggatgaaattgaaaaagaagaagattaTCCATTCGATTTCGAAAGATATTACTATGAATCTAAAGAAATCAATAGAGAAGTCTCTAGAGAATTAGTTGTAATCCCTGATGATGCAAcacaaaatcaaattgaaaatttaccaaaagaaaatagaattaaatcTAATCCATTT gattataaagaaaataagaATCAACATATTGATGattgtattaaattttattcaaataatacatggaaatcattgaaaacatttaattattataaaaacgAAACACCAGGTGCAATAGTACATCAATTGACAGAGGAAAGAATTGAGTTTAAGACGGAAccaattgtaaatattaataatttaaatagtaatgTTAATATTAGTATATCACAAGCTCAAAAGATAGCATCGGAAGCAGCATTAGAAGCCAAATTagcaccacaacaacaaacaccacaacaacaacaaatggcAGCATTacaatttcaacaacaacaaaatcttAAAGAagttaattatttatcacaacaacatcaatttcaaattcaaaatacaCTTAAAACTGATAAACCTGATAAATTACATTTACATTATTTAGAAAGACAATTTAGAAAGGAGAAAGTTTTAAttaacagtaataataataataataataataataataatgaaaataataatggtgaaaataataataatagtaataacaataataataataataatggtgaaaataataatacagaaTTTGGATTATATTCATATTTTACATTATCAGAACCAACTGTACAATATCAAGAACCAACACCAtatcaaaaagaaaagaaaagaattattCAAGTTACATTCAaagatttatcatttaaattttgggatggtgatgatgaaccTGAACCATTCTATTGTTCAATGTATTTATATGATATTCAAAAGAAAGCAAGATTATCAGAGACATTCTATTTCGATTTCATCAATGATAAATCCTTTAAAATGACCACTAGTCATATAACAACTTCATCGGGTGCCTCATCAAAAGATGTGGTTGTCGATGATGTAACATTGGCAAAATCTGCAATATTTAATGTTACCGCCCGATCTTCATCAGAGTTGGagaatatttatttgatactTAAGgttgaaaaagttttaacCGGTGATTTAGAGGATCATTCTGAACCATACATTAAAATGAACTTGAAAGAAAAGGAAAAGGATAAATTcaaagaatcaattaaatcatcttGCACAAGATTGGGTGCATTTAGACAAGCTTTCTGTTGGGGTTGTGTACCAGTTTTTGAAGAGGGTGTAGGTGAAGATACCCCAATTCGTCCACTCTATCGTCATCGTTCAGAAATGACTGATTCTTCAATGTTGGATTCAACTTTATCAGAAGGTTCAAAAAGTGCTTCtgcaaagaaattaaaaattattcctGGTCAGTGTTTAGTtgatattaaagaaattttacCAAATGATCAACAATCAccttatttaaataataaaaaatttattttaaatagttctttaattaaaattgatttaccaCAATtagatcaacaacaacaacaatcaacaacaacaacaactcaAAATAGTACtgaacaaaataataataatattaatcaaCCTGGTAAAATACCATCAAATATtggtattgaaaatattattaaagaatgtcatgaattttcatcaaatcaaagatttgaaattaatacagaatttgtaaataatctttatttatatccAGAGACATTGAATTTATCAAATCGTAGTGGATCATTTGCAGCTAGAAATCTTACATGTAAAATACAATTATTAGAGACTGATGAGAATCCATTATGTCCAGAAGGTTTGAAAGCAATCTATGGTAAGAGTAAAACTCAATCATTCAATTCCAAAGCGTATACACAAGTTACCTATCATTCAAAAACACCAGTTTtcaatgatgaaattaagaTTAGATTaccattatcaccatcaccatctttACATATTCTATTCACATTCTATCATATCGCTTGTCAAAagagtagtggtggtggtgatttaGTCGATCAACCAGTGGCTTATGGTGTTTTACCAATCATTCAATATGGAAAGATGATTGGTGAAGAAGTTTTCAATTTACCATTGGCTTATGAATTCCCATCACGTTATACTAGACGTGATCAAGAGGCAACAATCaaatatattgataataagaAACCAATCTTTCAAGTACGTTCAAAATTAGTATCATCCATTCATTCAACtgatgattatttaaatagtttctttaataatatttcacagttttcatttataaataattgtttagcTTCACCAAGTTTATCACCAACTCCAACTTCAACACCATCAGTAACTTCACCTTCAATTTTAACTTCACCAACAATTTCATCtcaaaatttatcaaatagtaataataataataataataattcaacaactacaacaacaacaacaacaacaacaacaacgaatatatcaccatcaaattcaacaatggaacaattaattaaatcaattaaattgttACCATCAAGTAAATTAGAATgtataattcaatttttcccaattttaatgaatcaattatttagATTAATGACAAATCAACAACATTCATCAGAGTTATCAATGGTAACATTTATAACTATTGGTGAAATATTATCAATGGTTAATGATGTTGGTAGTACTATATCGGATCGTTATGTTAAATATGTTTTCTCAAATGTAAACAATCAAGCAGGTagtaatattgaatttttaccAACATATGAggttttaattaaaacatgGTTAGAATTGGTTAGATTCCAAGAACAAAACTCTGAAAATATTCTTAGATTCTCTAGATTCTTCTTTCAAGTAATTCATAAATCAATGGCATTATCATTGATTGAACGTAATAAGAGAGAAGAGAATAAAACTCGTAAGGGTAGATTCGTTGGTGTTAGACCACAATTGGCGAAATTGATTTCAATTCTAAGATGGGAATCATCAACACGTGCAAAACATACCTTTAAATTGgctaaagaattaattagaaGTTTAGCAGGTTTCATATCTTGTTTGGTTTCAATAGCTGATCGGGGTTatgtatttaaaatcattgatCGTGCAGTCAACGATTTCACTCATAACAATCAAATCGGTGGTGAGAATGAAATGGAAATCTATGAATTGAAATTCGAATTCCTTAGAATCATTTGCCAAAATGATTATTTCGTTCAATTGAAtataccattaccatttagAATCGATTCAACCTCAAAGTTGACAAATATTTTAACCTCTTCAAAACATTTCCTTTCAGatttacttttaaataatattagcGCTGGTATTGGTTCAAAAATACCTTTAATTCGTATGGATGCTGCAAATTCATTAAGAGATACCCTAACAAGATTAGAAATGGATACAAGATGGTTCGATcaatcaaataaacaaaGAATCGTTGGTGTTTTCACACCTTATTTAACCATTGTAGTAAATAATTGggataatattaaagatgattcttttattatgaaaagaaatattttagTTTCATTCATTTATCTTTTGAAAACTATTCATATCAATCTAATAAAGATTTGGTGGCGTGAAGAACCAAAAGCAAAATATGTAacattatttgatattttaaatcaatgttTAGAGATTTTCGAATTTGTTggtaaagaaattttaatggATAAAGTTGAATCTTCAACATCTTTACGTACTTCAACTgctaaatcaattttagaagatttttattcaaattctAGAAATTCACCATATGGtagtaaaaaattatataatagaTCATTACGTGAAAAAAGAGTTGATTCAAGAAAGAGtgttttagaaaataattattctaataataataatgttggtagtagtaataataataataataatgttagtGGTAGTCCATCATCTTCaactattttaattaatagtacaagtaattcaaatttattatcaacatcatTTGTAAcaagtagtggtggtggtagtggttcaGGTTATTCATCAAAAAGTAGTGGTTcaagtggtagtagtggtggtagtttaattgaatcaacatcaacatcatcattaaatggATCAGGATCAGgatatcaaaatcaaaataataattcaaattattcacCAAGTACAACAAGAGATGTTTCATCAGGTAGTGGTACACttagaaatgaaaaaagaatgaaaagtACATTAgcacaaaataaaattaatatttcagATTATGATGATAGATTAGAGAGTCATTTAGCATTGGAAGTTGGATCTGTAGTTTtagatgttgttgatgaatttATGTGTGAATACGATAGAGATCTTAAAACAACACATTATTTCGATGTAATTGAAAAGATATTCAATCTTTTACATTCAATgttaaaaaagaatcaacCAGTTCAATTGGTACCAAAACTTTATGCAACATTACGTCAATTCATTTATAGATTCCCaaagatattatttgaaaataataattcattctGTTTGGATCTTTGTAATGCAGTAATTCGTCATTGTAATTCAGTGAATCAAACCACACGTGAAGAGGCATCAGCATTCACCTATATTCTATTTAGAAAGAATTTCGAACAAACTAAAAAGAATTTCGTACGTACAAAAACTCAAGTTACAATTGGTTTATCAACAATAGTAAAAAGTATCAATGATGATTATTTCTTAAAGAAATCATTGGATACAATTAATTCCTATGCCTATGCTCAAGCTGATAAAGCTGGTACTAAATCATTCtcaaaacaaattgaagATCTAACCAAACGTTTACATACAtttgtaattgataatataaagATTAATAATCATCGTGATGATCCTGAAATGGTGGCCGATTTATATCATCGTATcgctgataataataaaagtaatgcTGATACTCGTATTTGTTGGTTACAAGGTTTAGCAGATTTCCATCGTACTCAAGAGAATTATGTAGAGGCAGCTCAATGTTATTTACATATGTCTTCATTGGTAGCTGAATATCTATCATTGATTGGTAAACCAATTCCAACTATTAATggttcaaataatttcatggcaattaataaaaactcTTTAGAGGAATCTCATACATTCATTGAACGTGAAGAAGATGGAGCCGATGATAATCAATCGTTTACATTGGATTtctttttgaaattggttcAAGAAGCTATTTTACTCTTAAAAGAGAgtgaatattttgaaattgcaAATTTGGTCTATAAATTGTTATTACCAGTTCATGAAgaacatttaaattatcaagagTTGGCACGTTGTCATGGTGATTTACAAGATATTTTCAAGAGAATTGTTGAATGTACAAATACTCAATCTCGTATGCTTGGTTCATACTATAGAGTTGGTCTCTATGGAAAGAGATTTGAAGAGATGAATGGTAAAGAATTCATCTATAAAGAACCAAAGATTACAAGATTGGTCGAGATTAAAGATCGTTTGAAATCACTTTATTCAAAGAAACTCTCTGTACCAGAGGATTCAATTGTAATCATTGAAGGTTCAACTGTAGATATTTCATCGATTGAACAAGATGCTGCCAAATGTTATCTTCAAATTACCTCTGTTGTACCCTACTTTACTGAGGAGGAATTGGTTGGTCGTAGAACTCCATTCGATAGAATCGTTCATTTGAATCGATTCATTTTCGAAACTCCATTCATTGAAAGTGGTGCAGGTCGTGCAAATTCAATCGCTGAACAATATAAACGTAAAACCATTCTAAAGACATCAAACTATTTCCCATATACAAAGAAACGTATCTCTGTGATTTCAAAACAAGAGGTTATCTTGTCACccattgaaaattcaattgaaaccaTTGATCAACGAACTGAAACCATTTCAAATGAAGTTCGTTCAAAAGTACCAAATCCAAAAACACTTCAACAAGTACTTCAAGGTACTCTAAGATTACAAGTTAACATTGGTCCACAGGAAATTTGTAGAGTATTTTTGGCAACTGACCCAACAAGTGGTGCCTATAATTATCCATTggaacaaattaaaaagttaaagaaaagtttatcattatttttggGTAGTTGCTCTGAAGCATTATTCATTAATAAAGGTTTAGTTGAAAATCAATCCTCTCAAGAATTCCAAGAAGAAATGGAACAAGGTTATATTCAATTAACTGATTTAATGGAGTCTTTAGGTGTTTTACCACCAGAAGGCTCCTATTATCcaactttaaattcaaattctaaTGGCactagtagtaataataatcttagtaatagtagtatcTATGGaagtagtaataattttggtggtagtggttctccagttattcaattaaattcctCAATGATTAATAATACTGGTTCAAGTAGTGGTAACAATACTCCAACAAAATCTCATAATAGAAATAGTTCAAATCCAAATAGAAATTCAactggtagtggtagtacaATTTCATTAGagaatgatgatgattcaaattttaataatttattatcaacttCTCATGTTAGTAGAAAATCTTTTACTCAACGTCTTTCTAGTGGTTTTAAATctgactaa